The region TCGAGCTTGATAAATGGAAGCGTAGAACTGTAGCCCTTGATTATCAGCCCCTTCTCTCTGATCTTTCGCACATAGATCATCGGCCAGTTGATAGCCGACAGGTCCGCAGCAGCCGGCATCGTCGGCATTGTGATTGACGGAGGTGACGCGAACACCTTCGGGTAAACGGTCAGCTCGAGTTCGATGGCCACCTCCGGCTGAGTAGTACTATCGGTCAAGACCTTCAAGGTTTGAAGGTAGTGGCCGGGCTTGAGCGCCGGATTGCTTGCGACCAATATCTCGTAACGCTTCCCGTCTTGTATGGTCTGAAGCGTCGCCGTGAACTCATTGCCGCCGGGAATTATCCTCTTGGCGTGAACAGGAGTCGCCAAAGGGTTGTACAGGAACATGGTGTTTGAGGAACTGCTACCGCTTAGAACGCTGGTGGTCCACCGATCGCCGGGTTCGACCCTGAGCACAGGATTGGGGTTCAACGGTGGAGGAGGCGGCGGAGTGGCAGGCGGCTGGTTGGTCTTGAACCGGGCCCGCAGTACGAGGTTGAAGTTGGGAGTCTTGGGATCATTGGTCGATACGCTCGCCGACTTTGCTACTTCACCCGAAAAGCCCTCGGTATGCTCGACTGCCAGTTCGATCTTTCCCTCCTGACCAGGAGGCACGACTTTGTCATAGTCGCCCTTTGTGCATCCTCAGCCAGGGCTGACGCTATTTATCACGAGGTCTGCCTTACCTTCGTTCTTGACCTTGAAAGCAAAGCGAAGCGGCGTGCCGGCTTTCACTTCGCCGAAGTCGTGTGTAAACGAATCGATAACCAGGATTGGTGCGGCGCCCGACGGAGTGCTCCGGCCGTTCGGCTTCTCCTGTGCGCCGGCCGTCAGCAAGCTTACCGTCAAAAGCGCTATGGCAAACATTGTTCTGCAAACCTTCATAAGTGATTTCTCCAGCTATCAGAGGGTGACGTACCGGAAGAGTCTATCAGATGAAATGTAGCGATGTCACAATCTTTTTCTTCCAGCGCGCGCCAGCCGGTCTTAGGGCGCTGTTGCATAAACCGGGAACCTCCGAACATCCACTGTTGGTGTGGTAAAGTAGAGGCCGATGAGGGTTATTCCGCTTGGCACAAGTTCGGGCAAGCCTACTCTGAAGCGAAGCGTGAGCGCGCTTGCTGTGGCGCGCGAGTCGGAATGGCTGCTGTTTGATTGCGGTGAGGGCGCACAGATGCAGATCGCGCGCGCCGGTCTGAGCACCAGCCGCCTCGCCGCGGTGTTCATTACTCATTTGCACGGCGACCACTTCAACGGCCTGCCTGGACTTCTCTCGACGATGGGGCTTGACCGGCGCACTCGGGACCTTGGGCTCACCGGACCGCGCGGAATCCGCGACTATTTGGATATGCTCGAGCGGTTGAGAGTTGTGTTCTTGACCTATCCTGTCGAGCTCAGGGAGTTCAACACGCTTCCGGATTCAAGTATCGTCTACCAAACAACGGAATACACGGTAACCGCACTTTCGCTGGATCATCGAGTGTTCGCGTTGGGCTATCGCATCGACGAACAGCCTCGCCCGGGCCGGTTCAATGTCGAACGAGCGCGCGAGCTAGGGGTGCCCGAAGGGCCGCTGTGGGGCCGTCTGCAAGCCGGCCAGGACGTTAGCCTCGCGGACGCCGGTGTTGTCCGCCCATCCGATGTGCTGGGCCCAGCACGACAGGGAAAGTCCGTGGCCTATTGCCTCGACACGCGGCCCTGTGAGAACTCGCTTGAACTCGCGCGAGGCGTTGACCTGTTGATTCACGAAGCGACTTATACCGAGGAGTTCGCCGCCGAGGCTCAGCAGTATGGCCACTCCACTGCGGCCCAAGCTGCTCGTACTGCTCGCGACGCAGGAGCCCGTCGATTGCTGATTACTCACTTTAGTTCTCGCTTTCCAGACGCGACCCCGCTTCTTGAAGAAGCGCGCGCGATTTTTCCCGATACCATCCTGGCCGAGGACCTGATGGAGATTGAAGTCTAAAATGATTGTCGCGATAGGAATCGACCTGGTTGAGATCTCTCGCATCGAGGAAGTCTTCGCGCGCCGAGGCGACCGCTTCCGCGCCCGGATTTTCACAGAGGGAGAGATTGGCTACTGTGAGCGTCGCGCCTCGAAGCTTGCCAGTTACGCTGCTCGGTTCGCGGCAAAGGAAGCGGCGATGAAGGCGCTGGGCACCGGCTGGTCAGACGGCGTCGGCTGGAGGGACATCGAGGTCGTCAGTGAGCCGAGCGGTGCGCCGACGATTCGATTTCACGGGAGAGCCCTCGAACGGATGAGCGAGATCGGAGGGACGAGGGCCCTCGTGTCGCTGACTCATTCGGCTAATCTGGCAATGGCCCAGGTTGTCCTGGAGGGTGATCCGGCAAGGGCAGTGTTATGCGCCGCGCCCGCTGATGCCCACGTTAGATAGCAACTCGCAAGCAAAGGTCAAATAGCAAGATCACAGGTTGGGAAGGTGGGCTTGCCCGCGCTTCGGTTGAGTGTCTGCCCGTGACAGGCGGGGGCAAGCCCACCTTCCCAACCTGCGATCCTTCTCTGTTCTTGATTTCATGCGAAGGAGAGGAACTCGCGAAGGGTGCTGCCCAACTCATGCTCCCGCAACTTCGCGAGCGCACCCGCTTCTATCTGGCGCACGCGCTCGCGAGTGACTGATAGGTCTTGCCCGATCTCCTCGAGCGTCCGAGGCGTAGAGCCTGCTTCCAAACCATAATGCATTTTTAGTATCTTCGCTTCGCGCGGCGCCAGTTGCGCTAACGCCCGCTTGATTGCGCTGCGCCTTGACCAGTTGAGCGCCGCATTGAACGGATTCGCATAATCACCGTCGTCGATGAAATTAACTGCGGTCTCGCCGTTGTCGTTAGCCGGGACGTCGAGAGTCAGAGTGTGCTGTGCGAACCCCAGGGCCTCGCTCACTCTGTCCGGCTCTACCGCGAGTCGCTCCGCTATCTGGGCCCCGGTCGCTTCGGCGCTAGTCTCTTCGCGAATTGCACGCGACACGCGAGAGGCCTTGTTTATCAGCGCGAGTTCGGATGCGGGAAGCCGCACGATGCGGCTCTGCGTATCGAGTGCACGCGACATTGACTGGCGGATCCACCACATCGCATAGGTAGAAAACCTGAAGCCGCGCCGCCACTCGAACTTCTCCACCGCTCGCATCAATCCGACATTGCCTTCTTGAACCAGGTCGAGGAACGGCAGGCCTCTGCGCGAGAACTGACGCGCCACGGAAATCACGAGCCGCAGGTTTGCTTCGGTCATCTTCTGCTTGGCTGCGTTCAGCTCATTGATTGCCGCGGTGACCTTCTTTGAAAGATTGATCAACTCGCAATTCGAGACCAGCCCGCTCGCGAGGACCTTCGCCACCGACGCTTCCAGATCGAAATCTTCTTTCTGCTTCGTCGCCGGCTGCAACCCCGTTTCGTCCTTCCGGTCAGACCCTTTCGCGCTCATCCGCCGAGCGAGACAGCCGCCGGCGTCCACTAGCGCGACCAAGCGACGCTCTGCAGCAGGCTTGAACGTGATTGATCTAATCGAGCGAGATAGGGCCACCCGCCTCCTGGCGATTGCAGTTTGAGTGGTGTGCTTCTTACGCGCGCGTCGAGTCGATACGATCTCGAGGGAAGTCACATCGCGATATGTGGATTCGATCATGGCCAGGGCAGGATCCGATAGTTCCGAAACCAGCACACGCGTCGATGCGTAGCCTTCAACCACCGCTTTCTCGATCACGTCCGCGGGACTTTCCAGACCGCGCTGAAAGGCTCGCCTGAGGTGCAAGCAATAGTCGGCGACGATCAGCGATCTCGAAAGCAGCCTCATCAGACGGATTCTCGCTCGCTCGATACGCCTGGCTGCCGCAACTTCTCCTTCGGCGGTGAGCATTGACGACCGGCTGGCCTCGCGCAGATACAGCTTGAGAAGGTCCGTCCGATCGACGTCCTCTGCATCCTCTGCCTGCTCGTGCTCATCTGCAAAGCCGAATGTTTCCTCGCCGTTGACTTCACCCTGGCCGTGTTCGAAAGCGCTTTCAGTCTCTTCGATAATCATTGCCGTTCTCCTCGCCGGGATTGCGAGTTCAGGTTATCTGAGATCTTCGGACCTCTACGGTTTTGATTGTAGTCGGGGCTCGAGAACAAGAAAAATTAATAAAACTAAAATTGAATTCGGACCTAGCTAATACCGGGTCCGTCTGTGAGAGACGAAATGGAAGGGCGTTGAGAAGCGATCGGCGAGCGGCGATTCATTTCGTCCAGGCGCTGATGGGCGATCCTTCTCGAATGATGGTCTCCGTGCGGTCCGGCCCGGTGGAGATTAGCGCGACCGGCGCGCCGCATAGTTCCTCGACGCGGCTGATGTAGTCTTTGGCAGCCTGCGGCAATTCGTCGAACTTTGTCGTGCGGCTCGTTGTGACTTTCCAACCAGGCAGGGTTTCATAGACCGGTTCGCACTCGGCCAGCACGCTCGCGCCGTAGGGCATATCTGCTAACAACTCGCCGCGGCAACGATACCCAGTCGATATGTTGATCTCTTCGAACTCATCCAGCACATCGAGTTTAGTCAGCGCGAGAGCGTCAAACCCGTTCAGCATCACCGCATACCGCACTACCGTTGCGTCGAACCAGCCTGTTCGGCGCGGCCTGCCGGTCACCGCACCGTATTCGTTCCCGCGCTTCTGCAAGTAGGCCCCGTGTTCGTCTAATAACTCGGTGGGGAATGGACCGCCTCCCACGCGGGTGGTGTATGCCTTCGCGATCCCCAGAGCTCCGGTTATTTTCCTCGGCGCCAGACCCAGACCGGTCGCCGCGCCCCCGGCAGTGGCGTTTGATGAAGTGACAAACGGATACGTGCCGTGATCGACGTCGAGCATCGTCCCCTGCGCGCCTTCAATCAACACGGACTTACCATCTCGCGTGGCTGTGTTGATCATCGCCGCAGTGTCGCGGATAAAGGGCTTGAGGCGCAACGCGTCAGCGAGGAAATCATCAAGCGTGGAATCGACATCCATCGCCTGAACATTCATCGAGATCAACTCGAGGTTTTTCTCCTTGATGTTTGCTCGAATCTTCTCGCGCAGCAGGTCCGGATAAAGCAGATCACCCGCGCGGATTCCGGTGCGCGAGGCTTTGTCTTCATAAGCCGGCCCTATTCCTCGCATCGTAGTGCCCACGCTGTTAGCGCCCAGGCGTTCTTCGCGAGCCCGGTCGAGGGTTACGTGATAAGGCAGTATCAAGTGAGCGCGACTCGAGACGAACAGACGGCCCTCGCATTCGACCCCCAACTCTCGAAGCTCTTGAAGCTCGGAGTTGAACGCGCGCGGCTCGACGACCACCCCGTTGCCGATTACGCACGAACATTCGTCGTGGAGAATGCCGGAAGGAATGAGCCTCAGAATGAATTTTCGATCGCCTATGCGGACGGTATGGCCGGCGTTGTGGCCGCCTTGATAGCGAGCGACAATGTCAAAATGCGGCGCTAG is a window of Acidobacteriota bacterium DNA encoding:
- a CDS encoding DUF1573 domain-containing protein, giving the protein MKVCRTMFAIALLTVSLLTAGAQEKPNGRSTPSGAAPILVIDSFTHDFGEVKAGTPLRFAFKVKNEGKADLVINSVSPG
- a CDS encoding ribonuclease Z, whose amino-acid sequence is MRVIPLGTSSGKPTLKRSVSALAVARESEWLLFDCGEGAQMQIARAGLSTSRLAAVFITHLHGDHFNGLPGLLSTMGLDRRTRDLGLTGPRGIRDYLDMLERLRVVFLTYPVELREFNTLPDSSIVYQTTEYTVTALSLDHRVFALGYRIDEQPRPGRFNVERARELGVPEGPLWGRLQAGQDVSLADAGVVRPSDVLGPARQGKSVAYCLDTRPCENSLELARGVDLLIHEATYTEEFAAEAQQYGHSTAAQAARTARDAGARRLLITHFSSRFPDATPLLEEARAIFPDTILAEDLMEIEV
- the acpS gene encoding holo-ACP synthase, encoding MIVAIGIDLVEISRIEEVFARRGDRFRARIFTEGEIGYCERRASKLASYAARFAAKEAAMKALGTGWSDGVGWRDIEVVSEPSGAPTIRFHGRALERMSEIGGTRALVSLTHSANLAMAQVVLEGDPARAVLCAAPADAHVR
- a CDS encoding RNA polymerase sigma factor RpoD/SigA; its protein translation is MIIEETESAFEHGQGEVNGEETFGFADEHEQAEDAEDVDRTDLLKLYLREASRSSMLTAEGEVAAARRIERARIRLMRLLSRSLIVADYCLHLRRAFQRGLESPADVIEKAVVEGYASTRVLVSELSDPALAMIESTYRDVTSLEIVSTRRARKKHTTQTAIARRRVALSRSIRSITFKPAAERRLVALVDAGGCLARRMSAKGSDRKDETGLQPATKQKEDFDLEASVAKVLASGLVSNCELINLSKKVTAAINELNAAKQKMTEANLRLVISVARQFSRRGLPFLDLVQEGNVGLMRAVEKFEWRRGFRFSTYAMWWIRQSMSRALDTQSRIVRLPASELALINKASRVSRAIREETSAEATGAQIAERLAVEPDRVSEALGFAQHTLTLDVPANDNGETAVNFIDDGDYANPFNAALNWSRRSAIKRALAQLAPREAKILKMHYGLEAGSTPRTLEEIGQDLSVTRERVRQIEAGALAKLREHELGSTLREFLSFA
- a CDS encoding adenylosuccinate synthase, which translates into the protein MKNVVVVGAQWGDEGKGKVVDILAPHFDIVARYQGGHNAGHTVRIGDRKFILRLIPSGILHDECSCVIGNGVVVEPRAFNSELQELRELGVECEGRLFVSSRAHLILPYHVTLDRAREERLGANSVGTTMRGIGPAYEDKASRTGIRAGDLLYPDLLREKIRANIKEKNLELISMNVQAMDVDSTLDDFLADALRLKPFIRDTAAMINTATRDGKSVLIEGAQGTMLDVDHGTYPFVTSSNATAGGAATGLGLAPRKITGALGIAKAYTTRVGGGPFPTELLDEHGAYLQKRGNEYGAVTGRPRRTGWFDATVVRYAVMLNGFDALALTKLDVLDEFEEINISTGYRCRGELLADMPYGASVLAECEPVYETLPGWKVTTSRTTKFDELPQAAKDYISRVEELCGAPVALISTGPDRTETIIREGSPISAWTK